gaggagtccaaggaggagtccaaAGGATAAGTCCAAGGAAGGAGTCCCGAGCCTGTGGCGGTAGAAGCCCGAAAAGAAGCCTGAGCAAAGTCCTGAACaggcggaggaggaaaagaaaaaggccgacgagctcaaggtcCAGGAGGACCGTAAGAAGACCGAGgaagacaagaaggaggaggaaaagcGACTcagagaggaggagaagaacggCCGAATCGACCGGCTGgcggaggacgaggagcagTTCAAGAAAACAGAGGCCAAACTCAAGGCGGCGGAAGAAAAGGCAAAGGccatgaaggaggagctggaggaggcacGAAAACGAAAGGAAGAGAGACGAAAGAAGGCCCAGGAGCAAAAGAGTGAAAAGTTACAGGGAATCTTCCACAAGCTGGAAGGAGAGGAGATCGGATCCATCGTCAACAAGCCTCTCACTTACACGGACGAGGAGAAAGTGGACGGTCATGTCCAGCCCTACGGACCCAAGATTGCGCTTTTGTCTGCATCCAACGGAAAAACGGACAACGAAATGGCCATGCTGGAACTGGTGCTACCCAACCGACAGGAGTACTGCAACTACCACGGCTACATTTGTGCGTTTGTGGATCTCAACACTGTCGACACCGGTTCGGATCACGTGGTGTGGGCCAAGATGGGTGCTATTCAACGTGTCTTTGACGAACATCCCGAAGTCGAGTGGGTCTGGTGGATGGACACTGATATCTTCCTCATGAACCCCGAGATCGAGCTTGGTGAGCATCTGCTGAGTGACCGAGCTCTGGTGGAACGACTCACCTACGCTCGTCCTATTCGAAAGCCCGATGCCACCTTTGATGGAGAAGTCTACCCTTCTAAGGACAATCCTCCCAAGCCCGAGAACCTC
This genomic interval from Yarrowia lipolytica chromosome 1E, complete sequence contains the following:
- a CDS encoding uncharacterized protein (Truncated form of YALI0E12199g, some similarities with uniprot|P50108 Saccharomyces cerevisiae YDR245w MNN10 subunit of mannosyltransferase complex, similar to Saccharomyces cerevisiae MNN10 (YDR245W); ancestral locus Anc_8.471), coding for MKEELEEARKRKEERRKKAQEQKSEKLQGIFHKLEGEEIGSIVNKPLTYTDEEKVDGHVQPYGPKIALLSASNGKTDNEMAMLELVLPNRQEYCNYHGYICAFVDLNTVDTGSDHVVWAKMGAIQRVFDEHPEVEWVWWMDTDIFLMNPEIELGEHLLSDRALVERLTYARPIRKPDATFDGEVYPSKDNPPKPENLNLLLTQDFFGINAGSFFIKRSPWTDMLLDLWYDPVHVEKNYIFKEQEALNNLIRGHKSILSHTGIYPQRLFNSYTGEPNDVWTYKEGDLALHLAGCNHNNDCEKHLTGYFPQRVRVPEKYRESGLRVDFGKKKEGN